A part of Candida albicans SC5314 chromosome 2, complete sequence genomic DNA contains:
- a CDS encoding uncharacterized protein (Predicted ORF from Assembly 19; repressed by nitric oxide; removed from Assembly 20; subsequently reinstated in Assembly 21 based on comparative genome analysis): MPVPFEGLLPYAIMTAFFGLAGHGVQFIRYWDNGWKNDRYHLDEWDDKMMARDLLLTGVKRGQTSEAVAPESFKTAEKIEQRYWTPYRDEYFTLRERLFRGYAFGEWELS, encoded by the coding sequence ATGCCAGTTCCATTTGAAGGGTTGTTACCATATGCTATAATGACTGCATTTTTTGGATTGGCAGGCCATGGCGTCCAATTCATTAGATACTGGGATAATGGTTGGAAGAATGACAGATACCATTTAGACGAATGGGATGACAAAATGATGGCCAGAGACTTGTTATTAACTGGGGTCAAACGAGGTCAAACTAGTGAAGCTGTTGCTCCTGAATCGTTCAAGACTGCTGAAAAGATCGAACAAAGATACTGGACTCCATACAGAGACGAATATTTCACATTAAGAGAAAGATTATTCAGGGGTTATGCATTTGGCGAATGGGAATTATCTTAG